A genomic segment from Sparus aurata chromosome 10, fSpaAur1.1, whole genome shotgun sequence encodes:
- the LOC115589574 gene encoding NACHT, LRR and PYD domains-containing protein 1b allele 2-like, with translation MPAGPLLDITVTSGKMEEVHLPHWIDHDSTISDMFAVLHVDTFGDFVEKASQVTSSHVKLCQPTFSPTGVMIRVRLGFQVKVHYEALIYKTKKEFLTLHVYLVPPDPVVQEKVEKKEKSYGSIIIPKPNPDKSLQMQDNFFLTADKDTAKISPEKLKLTYERRMPNYFEVFLRSADGEFDLRLESEGKKNSRRDTVWTCTIRKGDYKSQRSDREQASGQHFVERHRTALINRVRDTGTILDKLRERQLISKEQYDTIRVLSTTYDQMREIIDLMINVGTRGKDTLYEILQSMRSMRPLISELEESG, from the exons ATGCCAGCAGGACCACTACTAGACATCACAGTCACAAGTGGAAAGATGGAGGAAGTGCATCTGCCACACTGGATAG atcacGACTCCACAATATCGGACATGTTTGCAGTCCTACATGTGGATACTTTTGGAGATTTTGTGGAAAAAGCGTCTCAAGTGACATCATCCCATGTCAAGTTATGCCAGCCAACTTTCTCTCCAACAGGGGTCATGATCCGGGTGAGACTGGGCTTCCAAGTCAAGGTTCACTATGAGGCGTTAATATACAAGACGAAAAAGGAATTCCTCACATTGCATGTTTACCTGGTGCCACCCGATCCTGTTGTACAAGAG aaagtggagaaaaaggagaaatcaTATGGATCGATAATAATCCCCAAACCAAACCCAGACAAGTCTCTtcaaatgcaggataatttctTCCTCACAGCAGACAAGGACACTGCTAAAATCAGTCCAGAA AAATTAAAGCTCACATATGAGAGGAGGATGCCAAATTACTTTGAGGTGTTCCTCAGAAGTGCAGACGGTGAGTTCGACCTGAGACTCGAAagtgagggaaagaaaaatagcAGAAGGGACACAGTCTGGACCTGCACTATAAGAAAAG ggGACTACAAGAGTCAACGCTCTGATCGTGAACAAG CCTCAGGTCAGCATTTCGTGGAACGCCATCGGACAGCTCTGATTAACAGAGTGAGGGACACAGGAACCATCCTGGATAAACTCCGGGAAAGACAGCTGATCTCAAAAGAGCAGTATGATACCATCAGGGTTTTATCAACCACATACGACCAGATGAGGGAAATTATTGACTTAATGATAAATGTCGGCACAAGAGGCAAAGACACCCTCTACGAAATCCTTCAAAGCATGAGGAGTATGAGGCCTCTCATCTCTGAGCTTGAGGAATCTGGATAA